A window of Variovorax sp. HW608 genomic DNA:
GGGTGCCGGTCTACGGCCTCAACTACAAGGACCAGCCGGCGGCCGCACGCGCCTGGCTGCAGCGGCTCGGCAATCCCTACGCCGCGACGATGCGCGACGCCGACGGCCGCACCGGCATCGACTTCGGCGTCTACGGCGTGCCGGAGACCTTCGTGATCGATCGCGCCGGCAGGGTCCGCTTCCGCCACGCCGGGCCGATGACGCCCGAGGTGCTGGAGCGCACCCTGTCACCGCTGCTGCGCGAACTGGAGCGCGAGAAGGAAGGTCATGCATAGACGCATCGCCTCCACCCTGCTGGCTTTGGCCTGCGCGAGCGCGCTTGCCGCGCCCACGGGCGACGAACAACTCGACGCGCGCGTGCAGGCGCTGTCGCATCAACTGCGCTGCGTGGTCTGCCAGAACCAGACGCTGGCCGACTCCCAGGCCGATCTCGCGGTGGACCTGCGGCGGCAGATGCGCGAGCAGATGCGTGCCGGCGCGAGCGACGCGGCGGTCAAGGACTACCTGGTGCAGCGCTACGGCGACTTCGTGCTCTACAAGCCGCCGCTCAAGCCCTCGACCTGGCTGCTCTGGTTCGGGCCCTCGCTGTTGCTGGCCTTGGTGGTCATTGCGATCGCTCGCAAGCGGTGGCGCGGCGGCCCATCGCCGGCACCGCTCGACGATGCCGAGCGCCAGCGCCTCGATGCGCTGCTCGAACGATCACCGGAGTCGCCGCGATGACGATCTTCTGGCTTCTCGCGGCAGCGCTGATCGTGGTCACGATGGCGGGCCTGCTGCCGCCGCTGCTGCGCGCCAGCCGGGCGCCGCAGCGTGCCGACACCGACACGGCCGCCGATCTGTACCGCGGCCAGCTGGACGAACTCGAAGCCGACCTCCGCGCCGGTACGGTGGCGCCGGAGCATCGCCGCGAAGCCCGCGACGAAGTGGGTCGCCGGTTGCTCGATGACGCAGCCTCGCTCGAAGCGGCATCGCCCGCCCGGTCTTCTGCGGCGAGCCGCCCCTCCCCGTTGCTGGCGGCCCTGCTGCTCGCGCTGATCCCGAGCGCAGCGATCGTGCTGTACCTCCATCTCGGCAATCCCATCGCGCTCTGGCAAGCGGCGGACCCGGACCACGCGCATGAAGTGACCGGCGCACCGAGCGCCGCACAGATCGAAGGCATGGTGAACCAGCTCGCCCAGCGCCTGCGCAGCGAGCCCGACGACCCCGAAGGCTGGGTCATGCTCGCGCGCTCCTACGCCGCGCTGGAGCGGCCGGGCGACGCCGCGATGGCCTTCGCGAAGGCCGTGACGCTCTCGCCGGATGAGCCCGCGCTGCGCGCCGACTACGCCGACGTGCTCGCGAGCGTCGAGGGCGGCGTGCTCAACGGGCTCGCGCTCGCGCAGATCCAGCGCGCGCTGGCGCTCGACCCCGACCAGCCGAAGGCGCTCGCACTGTCCGCCAGCGCCGCCATGGAGCGCGGCGACACGCAGGAAGCGCTGCGCCAGTGGCAGCACCTGCACCGCCTGCTGCCGCCCGATTCCCAGACGGCCGCGCGCGTGGCGGCGAACATTGCGCAGATCGGCACGCAGGCCGCGCCGGACAAGGCTGGCCCGCAGCCCCTGCCGGCCGAAGCGATCACCGGCCGCGTGCGCCTCGCCGACCAGCTGCCGAGAACGCCCGCAGCGAACGAGACCGTCTTCGTCTACGCGCGCGCCGCCGAAGGTCCGCGCATCCCCCTGGCCGTGATGAAGCGCCGCGCGGGCGAACTGCCTTTCAGCTTCACGCTGGACGACAGCCTCGCGATGCGCCCGGATCACCGCCTGTCGGGCGCAGGCCGTGTCATCGTGGAGG
This region includes:
- a CDS encoding cytochrome c-type biogenesis protein → MHRRIASTLLALACASALAAPTGDEQLDARVQALSHQLRCVVCQNQTLADSQADLAVDLRRQMREQMRAGASDAAVKDYLVQRYGDFVLYKPPLKPSTWLLWFGPSLLLALVVIAIARKRWRGGPSPAPLDDAERQRLDALLERSPESPR
- a CDS encoding DsbE family thiol:disulfide interchange protein; its protein translation is MTRFLLPLGVFLALALALAAGLRRDPRELPSPLVGRPAPAFELPLLDDEGRSLRSSDMQGKVWVLNVWASWCTPCQLEHPLLVDFAARTRVPVYGLNYKDQPAAARAWLQRLGNPYAATMRDADGRTGIDFGVYGVPETFVIDRAGRVRFRHAGPMTPEVLERTLSPLLRELEREKEGHA
- the ccmI gene encoding c-type cytochrome biogenesis protein CcmI, giving the protein MTIFWLLAAALIVVTMAGLLPPLLRASRAPQRADTDTAADLYRGQLDELEADLRAGTVAPEHRREARDEVGRRLLDDAASLEAASPARSSAASRPSPLLAALLLALIPSAAIVLYLHLGNPIALWQAADPDHAHEVTGAPSAAQIEGMVNQLAQRLRSEPDDPEGWVMLARSYAALERPGDAAMAFAKAVTLSPDEPALRADYADVLASVEGGVLNGLALAQIQRALALDPDQPKALALSASAAMERGDTQEALRQWQHLHRLLPPDSQTAARVAANIAQIGTQAAPDKAGPQPLPAEAITGRVRLADQLPRTPAANETVFVYARAAEGPRIPLAVMKRRAGELPFSFTLDDSLAMRPDHRLSGAGRVIVEARISPSGQAMPAEGDLIGSAGPIEAGARDLRIVIDGVVEARPTQLPSASR